The following proteins are co-located in the Lepisosteus oculatus isolate fLepOcu1 chromosome 9, fLepOcu1.hap2, whole genome shotgun sequence genome:
- the lmx1a gene encoding LIM homeobox transcription factor 1-alpha: MLEIIKMEEDIQNLSSLPSLHGLKQKALCEGCHRLIRDKYLLRVNNCFWHEQCVHCAACRETLKNTCFLRETKLYCKRDYEKLFAVKCSGCLEVITPAELVMRAHKLVYHLQCFCCCVCERRLQKGDEFVLKEGQLLCKSDYEKERELLSLVSPASSDSGKSDEDEDSADKSMRSTKAGEDPEHKRPKRPRTILTTQQRRAFKASFEVSSKPCRKVRETLAAETGLSVRVVQVWFQNQRAKMKKLARRQQQQQEQQDQSNSQRLHSVTTNRVVNPGIDSGHPFSEVQQQHHILALEQQSYKVDPFRQGLTPPQMPGDHMLPYGSEGLFSEMDSDTAISNIGDCLLSLSEAGLGVLNPIDRLYSMQDSYFAS; the protein is encoded by the exons ATGCTAGAGATCATTAAAATGGAAGAAGACATTCAAAATCTATCTTCACTCCCATCCTTGCATG GTTTAAAGCAGAAAGCCTTGTGCGAAGGCTGCCACAGACTGATCCGTGATAAATATCTACTCAGAGTCAATAACTGTTTCTGGCATGAACAATGTGTGCATTGTGCAGCGTGCAGGGAAACCCTTAAGAACACTTGCTTTCTGAGAGAGACAAAACTCTACTGCAAGCGTGACTATGAAAA ATTGTTTGCAGTGAAGTGCAGCGGTTGTTTGGAGGTGATTACTCCAGCAGAGTTGGTGATGCGCGCCCACAAGTTGGTGTACCATCTGCAATGCTTctgctgttgtgtgtgtgagcgGCGCCTGCAGAAGGGGGACGAGTTTGTGCTGAAGGAGGGGCAGCTGCTCTGCAAGAGTGATTACGAGAAGGAAAGAGAGTTATTGAGCCTCGTCAGCCCGGCCTCATCAGATTCAG GCAAAAGTGATGAAGATGAAGATAGTGCTGATAAGTCTATGAGAAGCACAAAAGCAGGTGAAGACCCCGAACACAAGCGGCCTAAACGCCCCCGGACAATTCTCACAACCCAGCAGAGAAGGGCTTTCAAAGCTTCCTTTGAAGTCTCCTCCAAACCTTGTCGAAAG GTAAGAGAGACACTGGCAGCAGAGACAGGATTAAGTGTGCGAGTTGTGCAGGTCTGGTTTCAGAATCAAAGAGCTAAG ATGAAAAAACTTGCCAGAcgacaacaacagcagcaagaACAGCAAGATCAAAGTAACTCCCAAAGACTTCATTCAG TGACCACAAACAGAGTTGTCAACCCTGGCATAGACAGCGGACACCCTTTCTCCGAAGTGCAGCAGCAGCATCACATTTTAGCTCTGGAGCAGCAGTCCTACAAGGTGGACCCTTTCCGACAGGGACTTACACCCCCACAGATGCCTGGGGATCACATGCTCCCCTATG GCAGCGAAGGCCTTTTCAGTGAAATGGACAGTGACACTGCAATTAGTAACATTGGAGATTGTCTTCTGTCTTTGTCTGAGGCAGGACTTGGAGTTTTAAACCCTATTGACCGTCTTTACTCAATGCAAGACTCTTACTTTGCCTCATGA